In the genome of Raphanus sativus cultivar WK10039 chromosome 4, ASM80110v3, whole genome shotgun sequence, one region contains:
- the LOC108835449 gene encoding uncharacterized protein LOC108835449, which produces MIPRTAWPKYDYGWLHDSHMAAAMLMFHRRAMQSESPFSSPRIAFLDRWFVNSWVNDYKKYEETNEFSEHYSMAFNGEYPAEFVTGKKWFKDVDSLFLCHHVNGDHWVALHIELHNEVINVYDSIRSVVSDKKMQEECRPFTKMLPALLNKMLDHKPRTKRYKQFTYRRDKKIPQNKDPGDCGVYTLKFIECLALGYKFEGLSDQIIPAMRLKMAAEIYDEVGMED; this is translated from the exons ATGATACCCAGAACAGCTTGGCCAAAATATGATTATGGCTGGTTGCATGACTCT CACATGGCCGCAGCAATGCTTATGTTTCACAGACGTGCCATGCAATCAGAGTCTCCATTTTCTTCTCCTCGAATTGCATTCCTGGACCGCTGGTTCGTGAACTCATGGGTTAACGACTACAAGAAGTATGAAGAGACAAATGAGTTTTCAGAACATTATAGCATGGCCTTTAATGGAGAATACCCAGCTGAATTTGTCACGGGTAAAAAGTGGTTTAAAGATGTAGACTCTCTCTTCCTCTGCCACCATGTCAACGGAGACCACTGGGTTGCTCTTCATATCGAGCTGCATAATGAGGTAATAAATGTGTATGATAGCATTCGATCTGTGGTAAGTGATAAGAAGATGCAAGAGGAGTGCAGGCCGTTCACAAAAATGCTGCCTGCATTGCTTAACAAGATGCTGGATCATAAACCGAGAACAAAGCGTTACAAGCAGTTCACCTACCGTAGGGACAAGAAGATCCCCCAAAACAAAGACCCAGGAGATTGTGGTGTCTACACTCTGAAATTTATTGAATGTCTAGCTCTGGGGTATAAGTTTGAAGGCTTAAGTGATCAGATCATACCAGCAATGCGATTGAAGATGGCTGCAGAGATTTATGACGAAGTGGGTATGGAAGATTAG
- the LOC108854485 gene encoding protein SMAX1-LIKE 3-like, with product MRSGVCSIQQSLTHEAANMVKQAMALARRRGHAQVTPLHVASTMLSASTGLLRTACLQSNTHPLQCRALELCFNVSLNRLPTSTGSPMLVPCISNALVAAFKRAQAHLRRGSLENQQQPILAVKIEPEQLVVSILDDPGVSRVMREAGFSSPHVKSKVEQSVSVMISPKKLKLTSVVRNKDVINGVDNLVDESRETFSQIENKTNLECSMKTSSKVTTALPAWLQNYKNENQSDRTDLDYSLCDSVPKRPFEETLDLSSLSPSSSSNTYAHTDTRLIVPRHDKREVDYISRFSVMDAENLRTLCDALITKAQRQKDVIPDIAKAILSCRSGSAPKKLSNGNRKEETWLLFHGADVEAKEKIGRELAELVFGSQNSFLSIGLRDKKRRRDEDSLSYTQRLFEAVSCDPHRVLFVEDIGEADYLCQMGFKRAIERGRVQSDNSEEALLRDAIVILCCERSISCISLDLNLSLHHDGVDGHCNGHIDLRDAVDAHILFSV from the exons ATGAGGAGTGGAGTTTGTAGTATCCAGCAATCCCTCACGCATGAAGCTGCAAACATGGTGAAACAAGCCATGGCCTTGGCTAGACGGCGTGGGCATGCTCAGGTCACGCCTCTCCATGTGGCTAGCACCATGCTCTCTGCTTCCACAGGTTTACTCAGAACAGCTTGCCTCCAATCCAACACTCATCCTCTTCAATGCAGAGCACTTGAGCTCTGTTTCAACGTCTCTCTTAATCGCCTCCCAACTTCCACAGGCAGTCCTATGCTGGTCCCTTGTATATCTAACGCTCTGGTTGCAGCTTTCAAGCGTGCACAGGCTCACCTGCGGCGTGGCTCCCTTGAGAACCAGCAACAACCAATCTTGGCCGTCAAGATTGAGCCTGAGCAGCTTGTAGTTTCCATTCTTGATGATCCTGGTGTCAGCAGAGTCATGAGAGAGGCTGGTTTCTCAAGTCCTCACGTGAAGAGCAAGGTCGAACAATCTGTGTCTGTCATGATCTCCCCCAAGAAACTTAAACTAACTTCTGTAGTAAGGAACAAAGATGTCATAAACGGTGTAGACAATCTGGTGGATGAGAGCAGGGAGACCTTCAG TCAGATCGAAAACAAGACCAATCTAGAATGCTCAATGAAGACAAGCAGCAAAGTGACCACTGCTCTCCCAGCATGGCTTCAGAACTACAAGAACGAGAACCAAAGTGATAGAACT GATTTAGATTACTCACTCTGTGATTCAGTACCCAAAAGACCATTTGAGGAAACTCTGGacctttcttctctttctccatCCTCTTCTTCCAACACTTATGCTCATACCGACACAAGACTGATCGTTCCCAGACATGATAAACGAGAGGTGGACTATATCTCCAGGTTTAGTGTGATGGATGCTGAAAACCTAAGAACTCTATGTGATGCCTTGATAACCAAAGCACAAAGGCAGAAGGATGTGATCCCTGATATCGCAAAAGCTATCTTAAGTTGTAGGTCAGGATCAGCACCTAAGAAGCTCAGCAACGGAAACCGAAAAGAAGAAACATGGTTACTTTTCCATGGTGCGGATGTTGAGGCCAAAGAGAAAATAGGTAGAGAGCTGGCAGAGCTTGTGTTTGGGTCGCAGAACAGTTTCCTCTCAATTGGCTTGAGAGACAAGAAAAGGAGGAGAGATGAAGATAGCTTGAGCTACACTCAGAGATTGTTCGAAGCTGTGTCTTGTGATCCACATAGAGTTCTCTTCGTGGAAGATATAGGGGAAGCTGACTATTTATGTCAGATGGGTTTCAAGAGAGCCATTGAGAGAGGAAGAGTCCAAAGTGATAACAGTGAAGAAGCTTTGCTTAGAGACGCCATAGTGATCTTGTGCTGTGAAAGATCTATCTCTTGTATCTCTCTCGATCTAAACCTCTCTCTCCATCATGATGGTGTTGATGGACATTGCAATGGTCATATTGATTTACGTGACGCTGTAGATGCACACATTCTTTTCAGCGTGTAG
- the LOC108835450 gene encoding uncharacterized protein LOC108835450: MEHMILVSGKWKVEKTKWLFEVDNDRGTIIVAADEDTRFEDFVKIIFEDYGVDFAENNLELRYLIPKQNLHNQSINTPPVKIGNDRQFHAFLGLCKLENIRLCVEFKVKKRFGEGAGENQKQPMEGDDCMGEDEEDTDEEGDRFDYCDDSDGATTDDEDFTTYGLPPNHVEEVHGSCKKMIYARKTEERDSPMSMADLRSFNFDVGQSYDSKHALETRLKIYSVVQKIDFDVIASTRTLLFVKCWLKGCTWKLRATPVGDSFKFTVRVYVDEHTCSIAERSSRSRQATPEILGLLYKDYIGGVDPSILPSHVSTAMNMSFGIKMDYWKSHRTLIVARDLVMGSSENGYEELPTYLHMIRMSNPGTLVRLEVDTKNRFKYLFLAFGASIDGFPYMRKVVVVDGTFLQGKYKGTLLIATSQDGNFQIFPIAFAVVDTENDESWTWFFRQLSRVIPDDEGLALISDRHKSIEKAIAVVYPLASRGICTYHLYKNILLRYRGRDLFGLVKKAANSFRLTDFQATFETIKELNPALHAYLERADVRKWARAHFRGDRYNLLTSNIAESINRALSGARSLPIVHLLESIRLMMTRWFATRKHDAELMKTSLTRAVEKVLEGRIPIADLLKVQAIDIDQSQVTGVSSLHVVNLTEKKCSCRRFDLEKLPCAHAIAAAKARKMSCISLCHHYYRKQYLYNAYCTAVMPKDDALPIPEKIAKKICLPPEVRQPPGRPKKSRHKSILEKVAIKKRPRKEHTCGICKQSGHNSTTCPFK; the protein is encoded by the exons ATGGAGCACATGATTCTTGTCTCGGGGAAGTGGAAAGTTGAGAAAACTAAGTGGTTGTTTGAAGTAGATAATGATCGAGGTACCATAATAGTTGCTGCGGATGAGGACACTCGATTTGAGGATTTTGTGAAAATCATATTTGAGGATTATGGAGTTGATTTTGCAGAAAACAACTTGGAACTGAGGTACCTTATTCCGAAGCAGAATCTACACAATCAAAGCATCAACACACCACCTGTGAAAATAGGAAACGATAGACAGTTTCATGCATTCTTGGGTCTCTGCAAACTCGAGAACATTCGGCTATGTGTAGAGTTTAAAGTGAAAAAAAGATTTGGAGAAGGAGCTGGCGAAAATCAGAAACAACCCATGGAAGGAGATGACTGTATGGGTGAAGACGAAGAAGATACAGACGAAGAGGGTGACCGATTCGATTACTGCGATGATTCTGATGGAGCAACAACTGATGACGAAGACTTTACTACATATGGGCTTCCACCAAACCATGTAGAAGAGGTTCATGGATCTTGTAAAAAGATGATTTATGCACGAAAGACTGAAGAAAGGGATTCTCCAATGAGTATGGCCGATTTGCGCTCATTCAATTTTGACGTGGGCCAGAGTTACGATTCGAAACATGCTTTGGAGACACGTCTGAAGATATACTCGGTTGTCCAGAAGATTGATTTTGATGTCATTGCATCAACGCGGACACTGCTGTTTGTAAAATGTTGGCTAAAAGGATGTACATGGAAGCTAAGAGCTACGCCAGTAGGTGACTCTTTCAAGTTCACAGTCCGAGTTTATGTAGATGAACATACCTGCTCCATAGCAGAACGCTCATCTCGTTCCCGACAAGCTACACCTGAGATTCTTGGACTCTTGTACAAAGACTATATTGGTGGGGTTGATCCATCTATCTTGCCAAGTCATGTCTCTACTGCTATGAATATGAGCTTCGGAATCAAG ATGGATTACTGGAAATCTCATCGTACACTTATAGTTGCTAGAGATCTTGTAATGGGTTCTTCAGAGAATGGATACGAGGAATTACCTACTTACCTGCACATGATTAGAATGTCAAATCCCGGGACTCTAGTTCGACTGGAAGTTGATACTAAAAACAGATTTAAGTACCTATTCCTTGCCTTTGGCGCTAGCATTGATGGGTTTCCATATATGAGGAAGGTTGTGGTGGTTGATGGAACGTTTTTGCAAGGAAAATACAAAGGAACGCTTCTGATTGCAACCTCACAGGATGGTaattttcaaatctttccaatTGCATTTGCTGTGGTTGACACAGAGAATGATGAATCATGGACATGGTTTTTCCGCCAACTCAGTCGTGTGATCCCTGATGATGAAGGATTAGCGTTAATCTCTGATAGGCACAAGTCAATAGAGAAGGCTATTGCAGTGGTATATCCATTGGCAAGCAGGGGAATTTGCACGTAccacttatataaaaatattttgttgcgaTACAGAGGGCGTGATTTGTTTGGATTGGTCAAAAAAGCCGCCAACTCTTTTAGGCTAACTGATTTTCAAGCAACCTTTGAGACAATCAAAGAGTTAAACCCAGCTTTGCATGCATATCTGGAACGTGCTGATGTACGGAAGTGGGCACGAGCTCATTTTAGAGGTGATAGATATAACCTCCTCACAAGTAACATAGCTGAATCCATAAACAGAGCTTTGTCTGGTGCTAGAAGCTTGCCAATTGTTCACCTTCTAGAGTCGATCCGATTAATGATGACACGCTGGTTTGCAACAAGAAAACATGATGCCGAGTTGATGAAAACCTCTCTTACTCGTGCTGTAGAGAAGGTGTTGGAg GGCCGTATACCTATAGCTGATCTACTAAAGGTTCAAGCAATAGACATTGATCAGTCACAAGTGACAGGAGTCTCGTCTTTACATGTTGTAAATCTGACCGAGAAGAAATGTTCGTGCCGTAGATTTGATTTGGAGAAGCTACCTTGTGCTCATGCCATAGCTGCTGCGAAAGCTAGAAAGATGTCATGTATATCACTTTGTCATCATTACTATCGGAAGCAATACTTGTACAATGCGTACTGCACTGCTGTTATGCCCAAAGATGATGCTCTTCCAATTCCAGAAAAGATTGCCAAGAAGATATGTTTACCCCCCGAGGTCCGCCAACCACCGGGAAGaccaaaaaaatcaagacataaatCAATTTTGGAAAAAGTTGCAATTAAAAAGCGGCCACGGAAGGAACACACATGTGGAATTTGTAAGCAGAGTGGTCATAATTCTACTACATGTCCTTTTAAGTGA
- the LOC108854482 gene encoding NDR1/HIN1-like protein 12, translating into MSKDCEKHGGGGGGTARRICGVIIGFIIIVLITIFLVWVILQPTKPRFILQDATVFAFNLTQPNLLTSNFQVTLVIRNRNSRIGIYYDRLHVYATYRNQQITFPTAIPPSYQGHKEDSVWSPIIYGNAVPVAPYNAVALGDEQSRGFVDLVIRADGRVRWKVGTLITGKYHLHVRCHTFINLADKSNGVIVGENIVKYTVDNQCSVDV; encoded by the coding sequence ATGTCCAAAGACTGTGAGAAGCACGGAGGAGGCGGGGGAGGAACCGCCAGGAGAATATGCGGAGTGATCATCGGCTTCATCATCATTGTCTTGATAACAATCTTCCTCGTCTGGGTAATCCTCCAGCCGACAAAACCAAGATTCATCCTCCAAGACGCCACCGTCTTCGCCTTCAACCTCACGCAACCTAACCTCCTCACCTCAAACTTCCAAGTCACGCTCGTTATACGAAACCGAAACTCCAGGATCGGAATCTACTACGACCGTCTTCACGTCTACGCCACTTACCGGAACCAGCAAATCACTTTCCCTACGGCCATTCCACCGAGCTACCAAGGTCATAAAGAAGACAGTGTTTGGTCTCCTATTATCTACGGAAACGCCGTCCCCGTCGCTCCTTATAACGCCGTCGCTCTCGGAGACGAGCAGAGTCGTGGGTTTGTTGATTTGGTTATACGCGCTGATGGGCGCGTGAGGTGGAAGGTTGGGACTCTTATTACCGGGAAGTATCATCTTCATGTTCGTTGTCATACTTTTATCAATCTTGCGGACAAATCTAACGGAGTTATTGTCGGAGAAAATATCGTTAAGTACACTGTGGACAATCAATGCAGTGTCGACGTTTAG
- the LOC108854484 gene encoding NDR1/HIN1-like protein 10: MAEQPLNGAFYGPSVPPPAPKGYFRRPGHSRGCGCCLLSLFVKVIISIIVILGIAALIFWLIVRPRAIKFHVTEASLMRFEHTSPDNILRYNLSFTVPVRNPNKRIGVYYDRIEAHAYYDGKRFSSTTLTPFYQGHKNTTVLRPIFQGQNLVIFNAGELRTYNEESIAGVYNIEIKFRLRVRFKLGDLKFRRTKPKVNCDDIRLPLSTFNGTTTSATVLPLKCDFDF, encoded by the coding sequence ATGGCCGAACAACCTCTCAACGGTGCCTTCTACGGTCCATCAGTCCCACCACCGGCTCCTAAAGGCTACTTCCGCCGACCCGGGCACAGCCGCGGTTGTGGCTGCTGCCTCCTCAGCTTATTTGTCAAAGTCATCATATCCATTATTGTCATCCTAGGCATAGCCGCTCTTATCTTCTGGCTCATCGTCCGTCCTCGCGCCATCAAGTTTCACGTGACCGAAGCGTCCCTTATGCGCTTTGAACACACTTCCCCGGACAACATTTTAAGGTATAACCTAAGCTTCACAGTTCCTGTCCGCAACCCTAACAAGAGGATCGGAGTCTACTACGACAGGATCGAAGCTCATGCCTACTACGATGGAAAGAGGTTTAGTTCCACCACGTTAACTCCTTTCTATCAAGGACACAAGAACACGACCGTGCTAAGACCAATCTTTCAAGGCCAAAACCTTGTTATCTTTAACGCCGGAGAGTTACGGACATACAACGAGGAGAGTATCGCGGGAGTATACAATATTGAGATCAAATTTAGGCTTAGGGTTAGGTTTAAGCTTGGGGACTTGAAGTTTAGGAGGACTAAGCCGAAGGTTAATTGCGATGATATAAGGCTTCCTTTAAGTACGTTCAACGGAACTACAACCTCTGCTACCGTTCTCCCTCTCAAGTGCGACTTCGATTTTTAA
- the LOC108854483 gene encoding probable magnesium transporter NIPA4 — MAESGGGWRDSYRGMSSDNVKGLVLAISSSLFIGASFIVKKKGLKKAASTGPRAGDDLGFAIIPTSLALDWSGGGGGSDLQSAGIRYFRSKYWVSH, encoded by the exons ATGGCAGAATCAGGAGGAGGGTGGCGCGATTCGTATAGGGGAATGTCGTCTGATAACGTAAAGGGTTTGGTGTTGGCAATCTCTTCTAGTCTGTTCATCGGAGCTAGCTTCATCGTCAAGAAGAAAGGTCTCAAGAAAGCCGCCTCCACCGGCCCTAGGGCTG GTGATGATCTTGGCTTTGCTATCATCCCTACGTCTTTGGCTTTGGACTGgtctggtggtggtggtggttcggACTTGCAGAGTGCAG GAATTCGCTACTTTAGAAGCAAGTATTGGGTTTCACACTGA